The nucleotide window caacatttataggcctatacttatactcaCATGTATACgcatagcgattaccattatagtgtaatatagatatatggactggacatggcagccttcatacattctaatgtgtaatcgatcagcgagagcattcaattgaaacgcctaacgtcaggtgggtggtaaagatgattgcatcgacagctaaagcctccttatatacttcagacccacacaagcacacatttgggatacgtgagtacaatggtaccactttacacatgactgcccttacacatgactgcagtgtggtcacttattgatactcgcctgttgtgtagagcgttaatatgatgccggatcagtgaccaatttaatggcggaacccctttattcgaaacaatggtaccacttttatgaatagcctgtcgcaacttctaatcggcatcaaacgaacaaaagattatataatctattgcgactctatttttatttaaaagctctttggctaacttatacagtgattgattttattgaccagttactagtaaatgctacctggtcaatgacctgacggtgtttttaaaatttaagatattttacataatattcaaactaatataatgaatgcagcaattaatattgcctgttgttttaatacactcaaagtatatgacggataatgtactcgtgcaaatcgGCTcttgagctaaatgcaataatgGCGCGTGAGATTATcgtgactaatgcattgcactcagttcattatccttatcttaaTAATGCAATAATGCATCTAGCAGGGACAAATCAATGCCGTAGCTGTTCGGACAAGAACGATTTCTTAcgggtagtttgttaaacttattcattgttttcttttaatgttacagctatttatatattaaaagaaaaaaagaaagaaaacgttTAACAAACTATTGTAAAAATTCGTAAAAACATACCTGTCTTTTCATACACCTGGATCGCAGATATAGTGTATTCGCTTACATCGAGTTCCGTCATGTGAGTTACGTTcctaagattaaaacaagcaaacggTGGTTAAACCTCATAGTGCTACGTCATATCAATGGtatatcaattgaatatatgaatacaaaagccacctaagtccataccttggccaaattgagttaagcatgggaaattgttgctatacataggcctgtcatatgcatgaaagaacaactcaaattcatcctctgtgtctattgggcatgtgaaaaatagcatgtatgaaagaatcacccaattccatgatttgagtcttgtaacacattgattgaaatccagtatgtataaaagtccacttgtaacacatttattgctagagaatgacttttgaacaaaaaatgggtttaataaaggaaagtgtgtggtttatattacatggcagaatgcttatcaacattttacatacctgtgtgctttattttgtattatcttactagtggtaatctcattctaacattgttgtctttgtatatgattcaaaaagtccaaaatttaaaatgaaccccacgaagtacctgaaatgctaatcgtcatacctaatacaggttaatccactcatttgcacgtaaaacttaccatattgaccaggtaaatctaactgaaggaattaaaatgatacacggggatttctctcaaaataacttcgcatggacttaggtggcttttgtattcatgtattcaattgattgCACACAGTAATAATTTGTAGTCACGATATTTCTGGGCCCGCAAGAATCTGCGTTTGCGGAAAAATGACATCTTGTTACTCGTGGGATTTGGCATTTATATATTTCCGTATTTCCTGCACTTGAATTGTTGTATAAGACATTGTTTGTTCattttgtaaattttaattaatatcattattatatcaaCAACACAGAGCTATGAAGATTCGAAAACAGTCAGGTTAGCGCAGTTGATAGGCAGCAGACTTCAGTACACAAAAAGTTGAAAAATGCTCTCTTCATAATTGCTCTGGCTTGAAATTTCCCTCAATAAGGAATCAGCTGCCTCTCTAACActggttttatttatttactcggGGAACAAGGTGGTTATGGTGGTTATAGGTAGTAGACAAAGAAAATGTGCCACTATTGGCTGCGTCCCTgactgttaaatggtttatgtgtCTTGAGCCACAGTGGTCAGCAAAACTCTGTAAAGTCTGCATTATAAATCCGCAAAATACTTATTTACTATCCTATGTTTCTATGGTATTAATCATGTTTCTACGAAGTTGAGCTGATGTTGTTATGCTGAAATAAAATAGTCAAATTTGATGATGGAATAATACACATTACAGGGATGCGGACCGGGAGGATTTATATTTGAATGTTATTAGCCACAATATGGTAATCGCAACGAATTTCCTTACTTTTTGCTAATATCAAAAGTGTAAATTCTTGACTTCAAAACAAACGGTGAGTTTTCGTTTCCAATCAATACATAGTAAAGTTGCTTGGTCAGATCGACGACTGCCCATAAGAAGTTAATGTACAATGTTTCAGGTTTGTCAGCCTTGTACAATACCTGGTAAACTCCCATGTAGGTCAATGTTGCAAATTTGAAAGTAAAATTGcctaaaatgaaaaagaaaacatgGTTTCATGCATAAGTTACGGTTTCTTATTTTCTGAATCTTTTTCATAAATAGCACTGATGCATAGAGACAACTTTATTTGAAGCAAAACTAATTTTGAGATTTACAGTATTGATAGATACAACATGATATCATTAACTTAAAAGACCaataaacgttttaaacgttttgtatgaaaacacactgcatcaatatttttaaaaatgttattgtaaactattttttgcaaacatttttatcaacacttaaataacattatgttaaaatatttgcagtaggttatcaaaatatatatatttatattatagactTTTAACCATTGTCTGACAACCGTTGGAAACGTTTTGTTTTACTGGGTATATCACAATATTGACGAATTGTTAATACGTAATTTAGTATTATGCCCTCTATTGACTGCGGTCAAATGCTGTTAGTAGTTTTACATCACGGTTACGCTAATCTTGCTTTAATGATCGGCGGGGCTCTTTTGACCTGCATAATTATATATACTTGCAAGCACTAAGCAGTAAGTAAAATTCAGCCAAAAAGTAACTAGTCGGAAGGACATGCTGAATTTCTTACCTGGATTTGCTGGATCATCTTCCATTTGAAACGCAAGAAATGTTGTACTTTGCAAAAGATCCAATGAAGACACGGGTACATAATCCGGGATTTGTACCTCATATTCATTGGCAATTTCCATGGCGTAAAGATCAATCCAGATGATTTTATTTGGTGGCGAGTCTAAGCCACCATTGTGGTGCTCCATCATAAACGAATACGGTATCTCGCGAGAAAAGCATGCGATGCGGTCCATTACATAGGGTACAGACTGAGCACTGAAAGTTAAACAAAATCACTTCATATTATCTTACATACAAGTATGTAATTCCTTACTTAATGTTTCATCGAGCTTTGATTCCtctgcaaagtttaaatttagactGTTCTGAAATCATTCAGCAAACTTTAGGCCTCTGTGCTTGTGTATGCTAGCatacatttatattataataaataagaTTTCACAATTATGGCCATGTTGGTGGAGTTCTTACTCTGGAGTAGGCGTTCCATATTGGTACCCAGACCCCATACTGAAGTATAAACCACCTTCCCCATATTTCAACCCAGTGAATGGATCAATGGATGTCAAGGAGCTCCCTCCGCGTTCAGGATTCCAAGCAAATCCCAATAGTCTCGCTGTACTGCTAAAATTACCAACATTTCCTGTAAGAGTTAGCAGTATTAATCGATTATTATGGGAACACGGGGTTATTAAAGTCCGTTAATTTAGTGTTTAGAGCATttgtcaccctcataacaaaattGCTTAAGTCATTCTTAGGAATCCGAGCGCCATTTCAAGAACTCAGCTATTAGTGACCATGAAGCCAGAGCTAATTATATTATCAATTGGGGGAAGTcaaaaatcttagagagagaAAGTGATAGAAAAGTAAAATGGATCAAAGAATCAATTCAGAACAGGAGAAGGGGGGCGAGCAGTTatgaacaaagacgagggggtctacaatctaAGTCACGTGTTTGATCCATTGTTggagactgctagcaagactaacatcgctaccggaagtgacattacttcccgccagtcatcagctcaTGACCAGCACAACAACATGAAGcttcgaaaaagtcagtggtttaCTGATAAAACTGtcaacaagaaagtaagtttcttcaaattggttttgagaAATAAACCCACAattgatcaaatttccagccgcattcttcattaacttgtggaatacatctcttttgatgttatACTTCATTGTATTAAGAAACATATCCAAGGTGAACTATTTATTGGTTTATTACtcaatcagtgtacttcggttatatatataaatgcgcttttataaatacgcacgtgaccgtctccgcgctgccataacagcttatagacagtaagtctcgaagttaccttctacatagcgagtggtctttctatacatttgaatgcaaaggcggaacaacatgaaactgctgtgcagcaaaattgtctatattgttcaactttgtgattaaacTGTTTTataggattataggcgctagcgccctaaaagcaacacattttgatgtatagaaccattttttcacaaaatgttataccttttccaattttttctgcccttcttcttccgccgccctcttttagccgcccttcttcttccgccgccccttcgttttggccgcccctgcttttaccccgggggctcgcgcccccaaagcccacccaaatacgcgcatgttgctggtcttggtatgtcgtgccgaTGGGCCACGTGCGTATTtaaaaagcgcatttatagatataaccgaagtatgCTGTCAAtaaggtcaaaattcaaatagGTAACATGGAAAAATGACTTGTTATGAGGCTGACATTATGTTATACGGTATTAGAATTAGATTTAGGGATACGGTTGGCTTAGGGTTATCATTACGGATACGGTTATGGATATGGTTAGGCTATGGTTGGGTCAGATTTAGGATTAGAGTCAGATACTCGGGGACATGTTTAGGAATAGGGCTATtgttagatttagggttaggattaaagtTTGTAGCTATTAATTGTTGAATTTAAACATCACGCCGCTTTTAAGAGACGGGAAAATATCACACAATTATTATTGCAATTGTAATAGAAGTAATACGCTTTCGATGAATGTTTCTGTGGCGGAAATTAAAAGGTAGGACATCATTATGATTAGAATTAGTTCCAGTTTTGTAATGGTGTACTTTTGGGTTTCACACTGTTAAAATGTCCAGTTGTGGTGTTTTAGCTTACAAgattttattgtatataaatGTTGATCTTTGATAGACCTaaacattcagaatgcaattcggtttGCCTGACCGAGcgaataggcaagtaaacaaacaagcattttaaattagtaatattaaatagcatatatttatttaaattaatttaatgCAAGAACAATAATCGCCTTCACATACGTTTGTTCAAGTAATGTAATTCTGAcgccattttgatttttggacCTCCTTTGTCTTGACGTCCTTTAGAAAGTGATATTTTTGGTTCCGTTGAGTTATTGATACGAATATCTGCGCACTGgtagaaataagcatttcctgGTTTGTGGGTAATGTACCGTAAACGTAGAACACATCGATCACATTGTATGTGAGGAATATTCTAGAAGAGAATAAGATAATGTTTCAAGTAGGAGAAAGTTATATAGGGTTTTTCGGTATACGGTATTTGGTAAATAATTATAAGCAAGCCGTGGGGCAAGCCGCCATTACTCTGGCATCACGTATCCAGGAATAGGTACATTGTACGCGGTGCTGATCGcgtaaaataattatgatatgcTACATAGCCTGAGTCCCACGACCTCTTTCGAGCATCTATCAAAAATGGCTAATAACCGACATTTTCGATCGAATCTCAATTAAAAAACAATTGGTGCAAAATTCATGGCGATACGATGATCGTAAGGTAATGACTTATTGAAGAGTTAATTGTTCGAGtctccaaaaacaaaaaaaaaacaaaaagacaagacaagaaaaaaaatcagcaaTTCGTTTTAAGAAAGGTGTGTGACTTGTGtacaaaataaatgttggtgTGTGTATTGAattaactgttatgaataatgaaACAATTCAAACGATTCAAAGTGAGACCAAATTACATTGATTTATGACACCGTTTACGTCGATTACGTTAATGGACCTTTAGCTCGGTCGCCTGTCTGTTCATGATACCCTGGTTGGATCATAAAGCTAGTATGAATTTGACAAAAAGTGAAAGTATCAAGACAGGTTCTTCTATCTTGAAAACAAAGTACGGTGGTGATTCGAGGATGTCACACATGCAAAGAGCACCCTCACATACGTAATGGATTAATATCAAAAAGTAAACATTTCAAGTTCGATCATTTACGAAAATCAGGGCcgatatcaaaaacaaaaaatacacacacaaacaaacaaacaaacaaacaaatcccccccccaaaaaaacccaaaataacaaaaacaaacaaacaaaaacagcttTTTATAATACTTACGATTGGAACACTGTAATTTTGCTGATGTGCCTGTGCGAATTCATATCTATCTCCTATTGTAATCTGTGTGTTGAATACAGCCTTTTCATCATCGCTTGTGGCAATTGAAATATCCATGTAACCTTTAaaaataattcataacctcattaatcctcggttccaaagcacaatgtttagatatttcacaataccctcaaaacaacagatgcgcagtcattaacctctaattatttgtgacgtgtcatgtcaaaaggagacactttttggcaggttatcaattttgaggtttttacatatcttaattaTAGAGATAtcttgctccacaacgccgttttcctaaatgaaatcggacattcctaagcgaagatattgagttcggaagttatggattggtattataaaattggaaattgagatatcgacctttgtaaatattattgacaatgttgagagtaggaattaccttgaaaaatgtctcaaaaaatacaagatgccagttatattccggtctgaaactatcagacaatatttttaacattaacaacatcacaaattcgcaaaaaactcaaattgtgaaacaaTCATCCCCGTGTTATTAATTGGTGTTAAAGCAAGTAACGGTTTAATATAATGATAGGAAGAATATGTAACGCGCTCAGagaaaaccaggaacaagttgcatttttaacatttcatgaCTTGAATAAAAACGTAAATACTACCccaaaagctttaaaatgataccaaaattaaataaatatcatcaatacttttcaagatatggataattgtgtaaatgataccttggtaTTTTTGCCAAGTTGCTATTCTGAATAATGCGCcaatagtttcctgccttacattGGATTGAACAGGGATTATCTCAGTTCATTAATTATTGATTacataaacctctttttaataagtactttcaagaatttgaaagcccacttagtcccacagtcaaataacAGTCCgttccgactgcctgatcaggaagttttgccgaatcaggcagcatgttgccgagttaggcaacacatgctttggtaacccttccgaattcgacagactaaggactaaattgttcattgtgattttataaaagatcgggggaaattttactttgacacacatgagctacatgtaagttgacaatttttcaccggacgaaaaaaaattccaccgggagaaaaataatttaaataacaaaacaatttctaacagtttaaaaaaaaattgatttaaatattacaaattaactttattttaactttaactaaaattgatgaaaaattaccactaattgtacattcattgataattttatatattttacctacttctttactctaaaccaagaaataatggtatattaacagatgctctatttgaaatagagcattgcattgtgggataccatactgcctgactcggcaacatactccctgattcggcagtacttcctgatcaggcagtcgaacCGGACTGAACAACATGAAATTAAGAatcccatttttttaaatgtgaatgaCATCTTTAAGGGGTACGACactcctggccaattttgtgcttatttttgcatttttctcaaaaattatagcacattggtgacaagtaagatatgtatattataggggcaaggtctaCAGCTACTGTACTGAaagttcagcaactcaaagcaagcagttattgatttattgatcaaatattgggtttcccacatttttgactgtaactacacaactgttgtctgtgctgaaataaaattcccagtgcagtggttgtagtccttgcccctataataatacatatcttacttgtccccaatatgctataatttttaaagaaaaatgcaaaaataggcacaaaatttggcaggggtgtagtacccccttaaaggcatTTAACTCGAGTTTTTTTGGCGCTGGTCACATATAATAAGTGTATTTCTAGTGTTCACCACAAATAACTCCATGTTTTATATACAACCGAAATGcggaaagattcgagccaggtatactgTACAGTATTAAAATTCGGAGCATATAGCTAAACGCTTCATAATAATTACCAGTACATACCAGGGAAACCTATATCATAGTGATTCACATTTTGCTGAAACCTGATGAATACAGTAGATCCTCCGACAAAGTCAACTTTGGGCGTTTCTGGTGGCATCCCTCCGCATGGCCCTTGGTGCTTTGCGCATGTGGGACTACCAGGCTGAAAGGCATTACaaacattatttattattataaggtgttttttttatccCAACAACAACATTGTGTATTGTATAGTTTTTGCAAAGTAACCGAATCCTGTACAATATTCATAGACAATATTGTACAGCATATGGGAACCTAAGCTTAATATTGATCAATCATATTTTTACTGATACCGTGCGTTTATCACGAATAtggaaaaaaaaagttgcattggATCAATGGAGCATAGTAACGCATGGTACCACTACGATAATAACAATGGTATATCCGAGGCCCGGGAGATTCGCAAACCTCTGCGAAGAGGAATTTAATGAGCCTTTAAGTAGTACAGATTAAGAAAACATAATCAAGGAAAAGATAGTGAGCATTCTTCGAGCAAACCTTCGGGAAAAGGAGCTGCCTGGAAATTTCGAAACTCTAGACAAGTATCATTAGCACAACTGTTGAAGCTTcgcggatttttttttaaattcaaatttttcggTTTCCCACCCGGGATGTTCATCAATGGACTAGTGTTTATGTATTAATATTGAATATGATTCTTACCTGAGATATGTCCATATCTCCTCTTTGATGTGGATGAATAATACATATGTGTCCACTACTTAATGTTACCATGGAAACTAAAATCAGCCCCGAAAAATAAAGACACACGTAACCATAGCAAACTTTACCAAACTTCATTGTCATGATTGCGCCTGGGCTATTTGTTACCATATAGAATCGTGTTGATTGTGCAGATATTATCAGAAAGTACGATATCAATGGTAGTTTATTTGTTAAGTATAGTGAACTTTGACAGCTAGTTGACGATATTCGTGTCACGATTGTAATCTCAATTTATTTGCTTACTTGAGAATTAAAGCGATATCCATACagtaattttcttttattttaggatttgttttaatgaaaaaattatttttttaattttatttctaattaattaattaattaatttcatagcggggcattttttctcatatttttttcatattcctcgtatcatacttaacaagataaggtcttgttttgtatttatttcatcccttatgtatttctttatttttgttttaagcgtttatcattatagcgccctcattttTCTGGTGCTATTTGCGTTCGTGCGAATTGGTACGGGAGTAAAACGGCTCTTATTCACCGATTAattttttcctacccagaatgtcgaaggtggctaccagtatagcctgtttgtttcttgatttctccgaaaatatcaggatggtaatgagaaaaatataatctattaagggctggggtatgaacgttcggacagtatttatttattgaatacgaagaatgtcattctgatatcaaataattgtgaatttttgaaattcgcaatttgatacacactttatggcaaatcattaaaaattgatatttttgatatttaacagtacttgaagtaaactttataaatctgatgatttatacttaaagtgtttgtaggtgggttgaaaagccgacgatcaattgaaaattttgacctttcgtattgaagatatggattttttcccaaaacaccaaaaaattaggtcttttgggaaaaaaatccatatcttcaatatgaaaggtcaaaattttcaattgaccgtcggcttttcctccctgctacatacactttaagaatatatcattagattcatataatttacttcgaggactgttatatatcaaaaattcgaaaaatatcaaatttttataatttgtcataaaatttgtattatattgtgatgttcaaaaaatgaaaattatttgatatcagaaagacatgcttcgtattcagaatacaattcgataggtctgaggtgctctcatgtgccacaaaaaatactgtcgaaacgcaataaacgctcattttagatcccttaaatgataccaaaaactcatcaacaatgagaaaaatcgggggatgatgctgtcgatctggttacggacctttaaggtaGGGTTTGTTTTAGGAGTAGCTCTGTCttgttttacttttttgattGACCAATCGGGATATCCGATGATGTAATGGATGGTTGGAGGAAAACAGAAGATATTGATCGGTGTGCGGGTTTTTTTTCTCTAGATGCTACGCTTTACTGAACCGTCGGGTTTTCTGGTGATAAGAGTATCGAGGAAAAGAATACAGCCTTGTTGCTCTTGCTCGTACGTAAATTTGACACTGTTGGTAGGGACATCGGTGTTTAAATGATCAGTTGGATTGTCTACTTGTCCTGTGCGTACTATTACCAAAACATCACCAACATAATATCTTCCAGACACGGGGTCGACTGCTTTCCGGAGCTATGGAAATAGCTTTATGCTCAAGCCACTCCATAAAGATATTGCAAAGGAGGGGCTGAGCGGACTACCCATGGCCATACCGAAAAGTTGGCGATCATAGATTTGACCTCAGTAGCTGAAATGTGCAACCGTAGCAGGGCAAAATCTGGTAAGTTCTATTATGTCATCGATGAGGAGAGTTctgtttttgagatgtttatcctCGTTCAGTCTTTCTCTGAGCAAATGAAGAGTGAGATCAATCCAATCGGGGTACTAGTGAAAAGCGCCACCAAATCGTGCGAGTTAAGGATGTTATCTCTCTCAAGGGTTAGATATTTCAGATCTTCCGCTAGACTTTTTGAGTCAGATTGGCCAACAATAGGACTCAAAATATATCAGCAAGGGACTTGGCCACGTTGTAACCGATTGAGCTATAGGTTGAAGCAGTGTACCGTCTTTATAAATTTTGGGGCTACCATAAATTCGAGGTACATTGTCTGTGGTGGGGTAAGAAATTATTGTTTGTTCGCTTTCTTGCTTTTGTCTTCTTTTCGAGCCTATGTAAGATTGAAactatttgttttatttgttttggttCGGGATTTTTCATATGTCATAGAGTCGTTGAGGATTTTCTTGGTACTCTGTTTTGTCCATGATAACTGTTGACCATGATAGAATCCTCTTTTTGCAGCTGGTTAATCGCGACTCGCTCATCTTAACTGATATTTGAGGGATATGATTTCGCAGATTTTAATGTTCCTACAATCTCCGTACGTGATTGTGCTGCTTCAGGTGGTTTGGGAAGCTTCCAAAACGTTTTCTCATACGCCACGATATGTTCATCAACAATGATTTAGATTATCAGAATTTACCGCATATCCGAGACCGGAAAAAGGAACCGTTGAGGGCATGTTGAGTTGGTTCACATCTTTGACTCTATCATCACGCAGTCAATGGTTCCTGTTGCCTATgaaagatgtgatgagttgccagtctgaggaAACCACTAGTAAAGTGGTTAAACGTCACTAAAATATGAATAGTTAACATCATttttcactggaattgttcaaatGAACCACGTTAACAGATGTAtccaacattccaaatgaacttgtttaaAGATGTTATTtacgtgttgacaaaatattttgtaaaaatgtttgcccaatatattttgcaatgatgttttaaaaacgttttcatgacctttatataacccgacatttaaatgttttgaataaaagttttaagaacatttctgtgtttgctgggcacatagggatttcaaatggagtcatcaattaggtaaccccatttgaaattgcaTACGAGATGTATGTATTCCAAATGTAATAAGCCAAATTTGCTTTTAAAATGATGCACCATTCATTTTTGGATTTTTGTAAAATCTCAGCtcttaccccgggggctgaagaaaattaaattttgcccccGCTTCCTTAACAGCcctaaaaggttgacccaatttttgcggtggtttgaaaagtgaagagccaaaaaaaaaaaggattataaa belongs to Amphiura filiformis chromosome 18, Afil_fr2py, whole genome shotgun sequence and includes:
- the LOC140139004 gene encoding uncharacterized protein, which gives rise to MVTLSSGHICIIHPHQRGDMDISQPGSPTCAKHQGPCGGMPPETPKVDFVGGSTVFIRFQQNVNHYDIGFPGYMDISIATSDDEKAVFNTQITIGDRYEFAQAHQQNYSVPINIPHIQCDRCVLRLRYITHKPGNAYFYQCADIRINNSTEPKISLSKGRQDKGGPKIKMASELHYLNKRNVGNFSSTARLLGFAWNPERGGSSLTSIDPFTGLKYGEGGLYFSMGSGYQYGTPTPDAQSVPYVMDRIACFSREIPYSFMMEHHNGGLDSPPNKIIWIDLYAMEIANEYEVQIPDYVPVSSLDLLQSTTFLAFQMEDDPANPGNFTFKFATLTYMGVYQVLYKADKPETLYINFLWAVVDLTKQLYYVLIGNENSPFVLKSRIYTFDISKKNVTHMTELDVSEYTISAIQVYEKTGQLFAMSPGLYGRPYSAWSLVEVNPNNGTINKVFDIVPEGTFEQYYGGTVINLDQKNGILYYVLRVADNDADVIVSIDVEQGHTAFSNLTNLRNLHNLGFYDNGW